One stretch of Zingiber officinale cultivar Zhangliang chromosome 6B, Zo_v1.1, whole genome shotgun sequence DNA includes these proteins:
- the LOC121990443 gene encoding acidic endochitinase-like — MASSSRLLVIALLSALATLSNAGGIAVYWGQNGNEGSLAETCDSGLYSYVILSFLTTFGNGQTPVLNLAGHCDPSSGACAALSPQIYLCQSQGIKVFLSLGGAVGSYVLSSSDDAASVAWYLWDSYLGGQSASRPLGDAVLDGIDFDIEMGRSDYYGDLAQSLIDLGNEAGTKVYLSAAPQCPFPDQLLGPALQAVTFDYVWVQFYNNPSCDYSSGVSGVSDAWDTWTSGFPSSTLFLGLPASSDAAGSGYISPDDLTSQVLPEIQPSSNYGGIMLWNRFYDVDSGYSEAVKSSV, encoded by the exons ATGGCTTCTTCCTCGCGTCTCCTGGTCATTGCACTCCTTTCTGCTCTCGCCACGCTCTCCAATGCCGGCGGCATTGCTGTCTATTGGGGCCAAAATGGCAACGAGGGCAGCTTGGCGGAGACATGCGATTCTGGCCTCTATTCATACGTCATCCTCTCCTTCCTAACCACCTTCGGCAACGGGCAGACCCCTGTTCTCAACCTCGCAGGCCACTGCGATCCCTCTTCCGGTGCCTGCGCTGCCCTCAGTCCCCAAATCTACCTGTGTCAATCCCAGGGCATTAAG GTGTTCCTATCACTCGGTGGAGCCGTCGGCAGCTACGTGCTCTCGTCTTCCGACGACGCGGCAAGCGTGGCGTGGTACCTGTGGGACAGCTACCTCGGCGGGCAATCGGCCTCGCGCCCACTAGGAGATGCCGTGCTCGATGGCATTGACTTCGATATCGAGATGGGGAGGTCGGACTACTACGGAGATCTAGCGCAGTCGCTCATAGACTTGGGCAACGAGGCGGGCACGAAAGTCTACCTGTCGGCGGCGCCACAGTGTCCGTTCCCGGACCAGTTGCTGGGTCCGGCACTGCAGGCTGTGACCTTCGACTACGTGTGGGTGCAATTCTACAATAACCCGAGCTGCGACTACTCCTCGGGGGTCAGCGGCGTCAGCGATGCATGGGACACGTGGACGTCCGGTTTCCCGTCGTCCACGCTGTTCCTAGGGCTACCGGCGTCGTCCGACGCCGCCGGGAGCGGCTACATCTCTCCGGACGACCTCACCTCGCAGGTGCTGCCGGAGATTCAACCGTCGTCCAATTACGGCGGCATCATGCTGTGGAATAGGTTCTACGACGTTGATAGTGGATACAGCGAGGCCGTTAAGAGCAGTGTCTGA